The following DNA comes from Streptomyces sp. Ag109_O5-10.
TCCCGGTCCTCCCGCCGGGGATGCGTCCGCTGCGCGTGCTCCAGGTGTCCGACATCCACATGGTGAGCGGCCAGCGCAAGAAGCAGCGCTGGCTGCAGTCGCTGGCGGGCCTGCGCCCGGACTTCGTGATCAACACGGGTGACAACCTGTCCGACCCGGAGGCCATCCCGGAGGTACTGGACGCGCTGGGCCCCCTGATGGAGTTCCCGGGCGCGTACGTCTTCGGCTCCAACGACTACTACGGCCCCAAGCCCCGCAACCCCGCCCGCTACTTGCTGGAGAAGGTGAACGGCAAGCACGGGCTGAACGGCAACCCGCCGGTCGTCGGCGCGATCCACATCGACTGGGAGGAGTTGCGGGACGGCTTCGACGGGGCGGGCTGGCTGAACCTCACGAACACGAGGGGCACCCTGAAGATCGAGGGCGCCACGGTCGAGCTGACGGGGCTGGACGACCCGCACATCAAGCGCGACCGCTATCCGCAGGTGGCGGGCGGTCCGTCCGACACGGCGGACTTCTCGATGGGCGTCGTGCACGCCCCGTACCTGCGCGTCCTGGACTCCTTCACGGCGGACAGCTACCCCCTGGTCCTGGCCGGCCACACCCACGGCGGCCAGCTCTGCGTCCCCTTCTACGGCGCCCTGGTCACCAACTGCGACCTGGACGCGGACCGGGTGAAGGGCCTGTCCACGCACACGGCCGAGGGCCGCACCTCCTACCTGCACGTCTCCGCGGGCTGCGGCACGAACCGCTACACCCCGGTCCGCTTCGCCTGCCCACCGGAGGCGACGCTGCTGACGCTGGTGGAGCGCGGGTAGGCCCGACGGCTCAAGGACCGGAACACTCGACGACCGGAACAAGGGAATAACCCACTCGGCGTAGACCGAAATGCCGCACATGCCCCTTTATCCATAATTTGGGGGCATGACGACTCCTCCGATACCCAGGGACATTCCCGACCTCCCCGCGGTCCCGGGCACGCCCGTACTCATACCCGGACACGTTCCGGCGACGGCCGTGGTCGCCCCCGTCCGCCGCCCCGTGACCGCCGCGTTCCGTCTCCTGACGGCCGTGCTGGCGTCGGCGGGTGTGGGGCTGGAACTGCTGCTGGGCAGCTCGGACCGGATCCTGAGCTACTTCGGAGTACAGGCGGCGATACTCCTCGCCCTGGTCAGCCTCGCCTCGGCCCGCCGGGCCTGGCTGGCGGGCCGTCCGCTGCCCTCGTCCCTGACCGGCGCTGCACTTCTCTACGCCGTGGTCTCGTCGCTGGTCTACCACCTGCTGCTGGGCCACACGACTCCCCCGTTCTCGATGACGGGCTCGACGCACCTTCCGGTGGCCTGGCACGGGCAGTGGCTGGCCCTGCAGCTCCTCTACACGGCGGCCCCCGCGGCAGCGCTCCTGGACTGGCTGATCCTCACACCCCCGGGCCGACTCCACCTCCGCCAGACGACGGCGTGGATGCTGTATCCCCTGGCCTACCTGGCCTTCACCCTCGTCCGGGCCGAGCTGGTCCTTCCCGGCACGCCGGGCCGCTACCTCTACCCCTTCCTGGACGCCGAGCAGCACAGCTACCGAGCCACCTTCGCCAACGCCCTCCTCATCGGCCTCGCCTGCTACGCCCTGGCAGTCCTCCTGGTAGCCCTGGACCACACCCGCCCGAACCCGGTCGGACGCCGCCCCTAAACCGGATTTCGTCTCCAGCCACCAGTGGGCTAAAGTAAACGACGTCGCCGCGACAAGCAGCAAAGCAGCGACACCGGGGTGTAGCGCAGCTTGGCAGCGCGCTTCGTTCGGGACGAAGAGGTCGTGGGTTCAAATCCCGCCACCCCGACGCTGAAGTACCAGGTCAGGGGCCTGATCCACTTGATGGATCAGGCCCCTGACTGGTTCCTGGAGATCGTTTGGGAGAAATCTGGGAGAAGATCTTGGTCGGCTTCTCCCGGGAGCAGTCTCCAGTGCCGCAGGAAGAGCGGCGCCTGCGCGCCCTCGGACCTGCGCGTTCGCGAATCCAGGGCTCGTGGCTGACCAGGAACACCGCGGCGGGCCGCCCCAACGGTCGTTAGGAACACCGCACATGGCAGGTCACCCCTCGACATCCCCCCACGACCATGCCCGTGCGCTCGCCCAGCGGGTACGGGCGTTGCGGGAGGACCGCGGGTGGACGCGGGAACGGCTGGCCAAGGAAGCGGGCATCGCCGTCGGAACGCTGGGCCGCCTGGAGAGCGAGGGAGCGATCCAGCCAGGTTTCTTCACGGTCGGCGCGGTCGCCGGGGCTCTTGCAGTCTCCCTCGATGATCTGTTCCGGGAGACCAGGGCCACCCCTGGCCTCTGGTCCGTCGGCTACGAGGGCCGGGACATCGACTCCTTCGTCGCCTCACTGCTCGACAGCCGCATTGATGTGGTGGCGGACGTTCGGCTCACGCCGATCAGTCGCAAGAAGGGCTTCAGCAAGACCCGCCTCGGGGTGGCGCTCGCCGAGGCCGGCATCGAGTACACCCACCTGCGTGGCCTGGGGAATCCCAAGGACAACCGGGAGCCGTTCTGGGACGGCCGCCTCGAAGTGGGCAGGGCGCGGTTCCGTGGGCTGCTGGCATCCGAGGAAGCCCAGTCCGATCTCGACCGCCTCGCCGAGCACGCCCGGCAGTTCCGGGTCGCGG
Coding sequences within:
- a CDS encoding metallophosphoesterase; this encodes MRARYGVPLGIAAFGAAGVLYAAGYEVRSFRLRRVTVPVLPPGMRPLRVLQVSDIHMVSGQRKKQRWLQSLAGLRPDFVINTGDNLSDPEAIPEVLDALGPLMEFPGAYVFGSNDYYGPKPRNPARYLLEKVNGKHGLNGNPPVVGAIHIDWEELRDGFDGAGWLNLTNTRGTLKIEGATVELTGLDDPHIKRDRYPQVAGGPSDTADFSMGVVHAPYLRVLDSFTADSYPLVLAGHTHGGQLCVPFYGALVTNCDLDADRVKGLSTHTAEGRTSYLHVSAGCGTNRYTPVRFACPPEATLLTLVERG
- a CDS encoding Pr6Pr family membrane protein, with the translated sequence MTTPPIPRDIPDLPAVPGTPVLIPGHVPATAVVAPVRRPVTAAFRLLTAVLASAGVGLELLLGSSDRILSYFGVQAAILLALVSLASARRAWLAGRPLPSSLTGAALLYAVVSSLVYHLLLGHTTPPFSMTGSTHLPVAWHGQWLALQLLYTAAPAAALLDWLILTPPGRLHLRQTTAWMLYPLAYLAFTLVRAELVLPGTPGRYLYPFLDAEQHSYRATFANALLIGLACYALAVLLVALDHTRPNPVGRRP
- a CDS encoding DUF488 family protein, with translation MAGHPSTSPHDHARALAQRVRALREDRGWTRERLAKEAGIAVGTLGRLESEGAIQPGFFTVGAVAGALAVSLDDLFRETRATPGLWSVGYEGRDIDSFVASLLDSRIDVVADVRLTPISRKKGFSKTRLGVALAEAGIEYTHLRGLGNPKDNREPFWDGRLEVGRARFRGLLASEEAQSDLDRLAEHARQFRVAVLCFEKDESRCHRQVVLETVRKRAAVPVTPLA